From the genome of Papaver somniferum cultivar HN1 chromosome 2, ASM357369v1, whole genome shotgun sequence, one region includes:
- the LOC113348100 gene encoding endoribonuclease YBEY, chloroplastic-like isoform X1 — protein sequence MHSHFTSSIRRTTILVTKYTPATISPEFQSSLSMARIAASHTLPLAFRSSLTPNNQNSLRFLSHSTSLSSLSSSSVFGGRIQISYGENKNRRGIFANQRGFSRKVKRSKPKKEKELELNVSIGIEEGLPEDPEVLNIAELLRLNVPMAMKLAFDGLKDSPYKTRDTSIDDVGGYESVELSVLLCNDDFIRELNKDWRDEDHATDVLSMSQHMPGLKLPMLMMGDVVISVETAARQAAERGHTLLDEIRVLMVHGLLHLLGFDHEISDEAEEEMEKEEELLLRSLGWKGKGLIQCAIDAASVESPQTESPDGEVSSDRKKEGSLRFYKPKFNYIFCDMDGTLLNSRSQISSTTAGALREAMSMGVKVVIATGKARPAAMTALKAVGLAGKGGILSESTPGVFLQGLLVYGTQGREIFRGNLDTSVCREAFMYSLDHKVPLIAFAQDRCFTLFEHPSIDSLHLVYHEPKAEVMPSLDNLLNTADIQKLLFFDSPESISTTLRPYWFEATKGRAGVVQAMPDMLEIVPSGTSKGSGVKMLLDQLGVTPKEVMAIGDGENDIEMLELASLGVALSNGAEKTKAVANVIGLSNDEDGVADAIYRYAF from the exons ATGCATTCCCATTTTACCTCATCTATTCGTCGAACAACAATTCTTGTCACAAAATACACTCCAGCGACTATCTCGCCGGAGTTTCAATCCTCTCTTTCAATGGCCAGAATAGCAGCATCCCACACCTTACCTCTAGCTTTCAGATCATCATTAACTCCTAATAATCAAAATTCTCTTCGTTTTCTTTCTCATAGTACTTCCCTATcatcattatcttcttcttctgtttttggtggaagaatacaAATTTCTTATGGAGAAAACAAGAACAGGAGAGGGATTTTTGCAAATCAAAGAGGGTTTAGTAGAAAAGTGAAACGGAGTAAACCCAAGAAGGAAAAAGAATTGGAACTCAATGTTAGTATTGGTATTGAAGAAGGGTTACCTGAAGATCCTGAAGTTCTG AATATTGCGGAACTGCTACGTCTAAATGTTCCTATGGCAATGAAACTAGCATTTGATGGACTCAAAGATTCTCCGTATAAAACTAGGGACACTTCCATTGATGATGTTGGTGGGTACGAAAGTGTTGAGTTATCAGTACTTCTGTGTAATGATGATTTTATTCGAGAGCTTAATAAAGACTGGAGGGATGAGGACCATGCTACCGATGTTCTCTCCATGTCACAACATATGCCGGGGCTTAAGCTACCAATG CTTATGATGGGTGATGTAGTTATTTCTGTTGAGACGGCTGCAAGACAAGCAGCAGAGAGAGGGCATACTCTTCTTGATGAGATCCGTGTCCTTATG GTTCATGGACTCTTGCATCTTTTGGGATTTGATCACGAGATTAGTGATGAAGCGGAAGAAGAGATGGAAAAAGAGGAGGAACTTCTTTTGAGAAGTCTTGGATGGAAGGGAAAAGGATTAATTCAGTGTGCCATTGATGCTGCAAGCGTTGAAAGTCCTCAAACAGAATCTCCAGATG GTGAAGTATCAAGCGACAGGAAGAAAGAAGGCAGTCTTCGGTTTTATAAACCAAAATTCAACTATATATTCTGTGACATGGATG GAACTTTGCTAAATAGTAGAAGCCAGATTAGTTCGACTACAGCAGGAGCTCTGAGAGAGGCTATGTCCATGGGAGTGAAGGTTGTGATAGCCACTGGAAAG GCTCGTCCTGCTGCTATGACTGCTTTGAAGGCAGTAGGTTTAGCAGGAAAAGGTGGCATTCTTTCGGAAAGTACACCTGGGGTCTTCTTACAG GGGTTGCTAGTTTATGGCACGCAGGGGAGGGAAATTTTTAGAGGAAACTTAGATACTAGTGTTTGTCGGGAG GCATTTATGTACTCGTTGGACCACAAAGTTCCTCTCATTGCATTTGCACAGGACAGGTGCTTCACACTGTTTGAACACCCGTCAATAGACTCACTTCATCTTGTATACCATGAGCCCAAG GCCGAAGTCATGCCTTCTCTTGACAATCTCTTAAACACTGCTGATATACAG AAACTGCTATTTTTCGACTCTCCTGAGTCGATATCTACTACATTGCGACCATATTGGTTTGAAGCAACAAAAGGGCGTGCTGGTGTTGTTCAAGCCATGCCTGATATGCTTGAAATTGTTCCCTCCGGAACTTCCAAAGGAAGTGGAGTAAAAATGTTGCTGGATCAATTGGGCGTCACCCCAAAAGAG GTAATGGCTATTGGAGATGGAGAA